Part of the Desulfolutivibrio sulfoxidireducens genome is shown below.
GCGCGGTCCGGTGCGGTACGAAATGCGCCCCCTCCCTCTTCACCTCCACCGACGGAAACACTCATCATCATGGAAAACAAACGCGTCATGCTGGCCGTGGTTCTCTCCCTGGCGGTGCTTTTGGGCTGGAACTTCCTGTTCCCGACCCCAAAGACCCCCCCAAAGCACCAGGAGCACAGCCAGGCTGACACCCCGGCGCCCGCTCCAACGCCCCAAACCAAGGCCCCGGTCGAGTCCCTGTCGGGATTTACACCCACGGCGGGCCGTCTGGTCACGGTCAAAACCCCGCTTTTCACCGCCGTCCTCAATTCCGCCGGCGGCGTCCTCGACTCCTTTTCTCTGAAGGACTACCGACAAACCATCTCCCCGGATTCCCCCCTGGTGAATCTGACCAGCGAGCAGGCCCGGCAAAAGGCTCCCCTGGGGCTTCTGCTCAACGGACAGCCCACTTGGCAGGCCGCCCAGTGGACCATGGAGGGCGGGGATCTGGACCTGGCCCCGGGCCAGAGCGGGGCCTTGACCTTTGTGGGCATGCTCGGCGACGTACGCATCGAGCGCACCGTGACGTTCCAGGCCGACTCGTATCTTTTCGGCGAGGCCCTGGCCCTGACCAACGCCTCGGGCGCCCCGGTCAGCCTGAAGGTGGCCCACACCGTGGCCGTGGAGAAGCTCTCGGAGGCGAGCGAGTCCTACAACGTGACCAAGGTGGCCTACTACGGCGACTCCGGTCTTTCCGAGATCACCGACGCCAAGGATCTGGAAAAGGGCGTGGCTGAGGACAAGGGGATTACCTGGGCCGGCGTGGAGAGCAACTATTTCCTGGTTGCCACCCTGCCGCAGGCGCCGGGATATCTGGCCAAGGCCAAACTCGAGGGCGGCGTGTACCGCGTGGCCCTGGAAAAAGACGCCGTGCCCGTTCCGGCCGGCTCCCGGGTGGAGATGCCGGTCTCCTATTATTTCGGCCCCAAAGAACTCGCCTACCTGGCCAAGGCCCCGGGACATCTGACCGCTTCCGTCAACTACGGCTGGTTCGACTTCATCGCCAAACCGCTTCTGATCATGCTGGACTTCCTGCATGGTTTCGTCGGCAACTACGGAGTGGCCATTATCCTTTTAACCATCATCATCAAGATCCTCTTCTGGCCGTTGACCCACAAAAGCTACAAATCCATGGACCAGATGCGCAAGCTGCAGCCGCACATGGCCCAGATTCGCGAGAAGTACAAAGACGACCGGCAGAAGATGAACGAGGAGATGATGCGGCTGTACAAGACCTACAAGGTCAACCCGGCCGGTGGCTGTCTGCCCATGGTAGTCCAGATCCCGGTGTTCATCGGGCTCTACCAGGCCCTGCTCAACGCCATCGAGCTCAGGCACGCCCCCTTCATCACCCACGTCCCGTTTACCGACATCATCTGGCTGGCTGATCTGTCGGTCAAGGACCCCTTTTACGTCACCCCCATCATCAT
Proteins encoded:
- the yidC gene encoding membrane protein insertase YidC, with protein sequence MENKRVMLAVVLSLAVLLGWNFLFPTPKTPPKHQEHSQADTPAPAPTPQTKAPVESLSGFTPTAGRLVTVKTPLFTAVLNSAGGVLDSFSLKDYRQTISPDSPLVNLTSEQARQKAPLGLLLNGQPTWQAAQWTMEGGDLDLAPGQSGALTFVGMLGDVRIERTVTFQADSYLFGEALALTNASGAPVSLKVAHTVAVEKLSEASESYNVTKVAYYGDSGLSEITDAKDLEKGVAEDKGITWAGVESNYFLVATLPQAPGYLAKAKLEGGVYRVALEKDAVPVPAGSRVEMPVSYYFGPKELAYLAKAPGHLTASVNYGWFDFIAKPLLIMLDFLHGFVGNYGVAIILLTIIIKILFWPLTHKSYKSMDQMRKLQPHMAQIREKYKDDRQKMNEEMMRLYKTYKVNPAGGCLPMVVQIPVFIGLYQALLNAIELRHAPFITHVPFTDIIWLADLSVKDPFYVTPIIMGATMFLQQKMTPAPGDPTQAKIMLALPVVFTFMFLNFPSGLVVYWLVNNVLSIAQQWHLIRKKA